The following coding sequences lie in one Peribacillus frigoritolerans genomic window:
- a CDS encoding SRPBCC family protein, with protein MNNDRNSVLIHENQETVWNAITNDEIISKWYAPGSQWNIPKLQVGGKAIFVLMPSAHNNLKENESIPMSFTIQEIIPYERFTYSSDSDKLVFTFEIYPESEGTRVSINMDGYELSLANLKAFLEGKELHNT; from the coding sequence ATGAATAATGATAGGAACTCAGTTCTAATTCATGAAAACCAGGAAACGGTTTGGAATGCGATTACGAATGATGAAATCATCTCAAAATGGTATGCCCCGGGTTCACAATGGAATATTCCTAAACTCCAGGTTGGAGGGAAGGCAATCTTCGTATTAATGCCTAGTGCACATAACAATCTTAAAGAGAATGAAAGTATCCCAATGAGCTTTACAATCCAAGAGATAATCCCATACGAAAGGTTTACTTATTCCTCGGATTCGGATAAACTCGTTTTCACTTTTGAAATATACCCAGAATCTGAAGGCACTAGAGTATCCATTAACATGGACGGATATGAACTTAGTTTGGCTAACTTAAAAGCATTTTTAGAAGGAAAAGAACTTCACAATACCTAA
- a CDS encoding Fur-regulated basic protein FbpA: MRKGLEERRKELIYKLMIHTVNKTVEQLMKLTLKELETEYKKVQNECHPHSDAGSIQWIHTKRH, encoded by the coding sequence ATGAGGAAGGGCTTGGAAGAAAGGCGTAAGGAATTAATCTATAAACTTATGATCCATACTGTAAATAAGACTGTGGAACAGCTTATGAAGTTAACCTTAAAAGAATTGGAAACAGAATATAAAAAGGTTCAAAATGAATGTCATCCCCATAGTGATGCGGGTTCGATACAATGGATCCATACAAAACGGCATTAG
- a CDS encoding methionine ABC transporter permease, which translates to MEITAEQLLTAFGDTLYMVAISLVFSGLIGLPLGILLVITRKGHILENKWIFNVLNPIINILRSVPFIILLVAVIPLTRMIVGSAIGMNAAIVPLIFYAAPYIARLVENSLLEVDKGIIEAAQAMGATTWQIIYRFLIPEGLSSLILTFTTATIGLVGATAMAGAVGAGGVGDLALAYGYQRFDTMTMVVTVAALVIIVQLLQSTGNFISRKIRRR; encoded by the coding sequence ATGGAAATTACAGCAGAGCAGTTGTTGACAGCTTTCGGTGACACACTTTATATGGTAGCCATTTCATTGGTGTTTTCCGGATTGATCGGGCTTCCGCTCGGTATCCTGCTTGTCATTACAAGAAAGGGTCACATCCTGGAGAATAAATGGATTTTTAATGTATTGAACCCGATCATCAATATATTGCGGTCGGTTCCTTTCATCATCTTGCTTGTAGCAGTTATTCCGCTTACCAGAATGATTGTAGGCAGTGCGATCGGAATGAATGCGGCCATTGTTCCGCTAATCTTTTACGCGGCTCCTTATATTGCCCGGCTTGTTGAGAACTCCCTGTTGGAAGTGGACAAAGGGATCATCGAGGCCGCTCAGGCGATGGGTGCGACGACATGGCAAATCATTTATCGCTTTTTGATTCCCGAGGGACTTAGTTCGTTGATCCTAACATTTACAACAGCGACTATCGGGCTTGTTGGAGCTACGGCCATGGCAGGTGCCGTCGGGGCAGGCGGGGTCGGGGATCTAGCTTTGGCTTACGGTTATCAAAGGTTCGATACGATGACGATGGTCGTCACAGTAGCGGCGCTCGTGATCATCGTTCAATTATTGCAATCCACCGGGAATTTTATTTCAAGAAAAATCAGAAGAAGATAA
- a CDS encoding TIGR00730 family Rossman fold protein, which produces MKSLAVFCGSSKGASAVYVEGAKKLGAELAKRKITLVYGGSSVGIMGAVADSVLEAGGNVIGVMPDFLEKKEIAHKNLTELIVVESMHERKAKMAELADGFMALPGGPGTLEEFFEIFTWAQLGLHQKPCGLLNINHYYDPLVALFNHMSDEQFLHEKFRSMALVDVEPNGLLDQFITYEPPTVKTFLTEKQT; this is translated from the coding sequence TTGAAAAGTCTAGCTGTATTTTGTGGATCAAGCAAAGGTGCATCTGCTGTCTATGTAGAAGGTGCTAAAAAACTGGGTGCGGAACTGGCAAAACGTAAGATTACCCTTGTTTATGGAGGCTCAAGTGTAGGAATCATGGGTGCAGTTGCAGATTCCGTCTTGGAAGCAGGCGGAAATGTAATTGGCGTAATGCCAGATTTCCTCGAAAAAAAGGAAATAGCACATAAGAACTTAACCGAGCTGATCGTCGTGGAATCCATGCATGAAAGAAAAGCAAAAATGGCTGAGCTTGCAGATGGATTCATGGCCTTGCCAGGCGGGCCAGGAACATTGGAAGAATTCTTTGAGATTTTCACTTGGGCTCAGCTTGGTCTTCATCAAAAACCTTGCGGACTCTTAAATATCAATCACTATTATGATCCTTTGGTCGCTTTATTCAATCATATGTCCGACGAACAGTTCCTACATGAAAAGTTCCGTTCCATGGCGCTGGTAGATGTTGAACCAAATGGGCTTCTTGATCAATTCATTACATATGAACCGCCAACCGTAAAAACTTTCCTTACCGAGAAACAAACCTGA
- a CDS encoding methionine ABC transporter ATP-binding protein: MIEFQNVKKVYQTKKQTVEALKGINLTVEKGDIFGVVGYSGAGKSTLIRLVNLLEDPSDGSVIVGGKDLIKLSQKELRVEKKKIGMIFQHFNLLNSKTVFDNIAMPLVLSGTPAKEIKNRVGELLEFVGLSSKAKSYPDQLSGGQKQRIGIARALATNPSILLCDEATSALDPQTTSAVLQLLKKINKEYNITILLITHEMSVIREICNKVAVMEGGCVVEQGSVFEVFAKPQTDIAKNFVRTVIHDEIPQSFLKSIGSHIPIIWKINFIGTTSGTPLLSTISKKYDVHLSVLSANISEIQETPFGNLIIEVTGNKNEVDKAYQYIKDEGILVQEVQING; this comes from the coding sequence ATGATTGAGTTTCAAAATGTTAAAAAGGTTTATCAAACAAAGAAACAGACTGTCGAGGCTTTGAAGGGCATTAATTTGACAGTGGAAAAGGGGGATATATTCGGTGTAGTCGGTTATAGCGGGGCCGGAAAGAGTACGTTGATCAGGCTGGTCAACTTGCTTGAAGATCCTTCAGATGGTTCGGTGATTGTTGGGGGCAAGGATTTAATCAAATTAAGCCAGAAGGAATTACGGGTAGAAAAGAAAAAAATCGGGATGATTTTTCAGCATTTCAACTTGCTAAACTCCAAGACTGTTTTTGATAACATTGCTATGCCGCTGGTTTTATCGGGAACTCCGGCTAAGGAAATCAAAAACCGTGTAGGCGAGCTGTTGGAGTTCGTTGGCTTATCGAGCAAGGCGAAGAGTTATCCGGATCAATTATCGGGAGGTCAAAAGCAGCGGATCGGCATTGCGAGAGCTTTGGCTACGAATCCATCGATCTTATTGTGTGATGAAGCTACGTCGGCATTGGATCCACAAACAACGAGTGCCGTTCTGCAGCTCTTAAAGAAAATTAATAAAGAATACAATATTACCATTCTGCTAATCACTCATGAGATGTCTGTCATCAGGGAAATTTGCAATAAGGTAGCGGTCATGGAGGGCGGATGCGTCGTTGAACAAGGTTCGGTTTTCGAAGTGTTTGCGAAGCCGCAAACGGATATTGCAAAAAACTTCGTGAGAACGGTCATACATGACGAAATTCCACAAAGTTTCCTAAAAAGCATAGGATCCCATATCCCGATTATTTGGAAAATTAATTTTATTGGGACTACTTCGGGTACTCCTTTACTTTCAACGATCTCGAAGAAATATGACGTTCATTTAAGTGTTTTATCAGCCAATATTTCTGAAATTCAGGAAACGCCTTTCGGGAATTTGATCATCGAAGTGACAGGGAACAAAAATGAGGTGGATAAGGCTTATCAATATATTAAAGATGAGGGGATTCTCGTCCAGGAGGTGCAGATAAATGGGTAA
- a CDS encoding M20 family metallopeptidase, translated as MARELVQKQHRQIIEDHIDLHSKLYIETSQAIHAKPEIGNQEFFASDTLTGILRNEGFEVTRNIAGHETGFIAKKTSSKKGPTIAFLAEYDALPGLGHACGHNIIGTTSVAAGISLAQVLEETGGEVIVFGTPAEEGGPNGSAKGSFVKHGLFDGVDAAILIHPGGQTRVTSPFLAVDPLDFHFYGKSAHAAAAPEEGVNALDAVIQLFNGINALRQQLPAEVKIHGIITNGGEAPNIIPEYASARFYIRATTWKLCQEVSNKIRAVAEGAALATGSTVKVERFQNEVLDFVINPVLDELLKEELAQLGEAVGPRKESGFGSTDAGNVSHVVPTAHPYIKIGHDELIAHTNEFRDCAKSPAGDKAILTGAKALALTGYKLFTDKDLLDKVKAAFYEAKQK; from the coding sequence ATGGCGAGAGAATTAGTGCAAAAGCAGCATCGGCAGATTATTGAAGATCACATCGACCTTCATTCCAAATTATATATCGAAACGAGTCAAGCCATTCATGCTAAACCCGAAATTGGGAATCAAGAATTCTTCGCTTCGGATACATTAACAGGAATACTTCGAAATGAAGGATTTGAAGTGACCCGCAATATAGCCGGACATGAAACAGGATTCATCGCCAAAAAAACCTCTTCAAAGAAAGGTCCCACAATTGCCTTTTTAGCCGAGTATGATGCATTGCCGGGTTTGGGTCATGCTTGCGGCCATAATATCATCGGCACAACGAGTGTTGCAGCAGGCATTTCTTTGGCACAAGTACTGGAGGAAACGGGCGGAGAGGTGATTGTTTTCGGAACACCGGCTGAAGAGGGCGGGCCGAATGGAAGTGCAAAAGGCAGCTTTGTGAAGCACGGTCTATTTGATGGGGTGGATGCGGCCATCCTTATCCATCCAGGCGGGCAAACGCGTGTCACAAGTCCATTTTTGGCAGTCGATCCCCTTGATTTTCATTTTTACGGAAAGTCAGCACATGCAGCAGCTGCACCTGAAGAAGGCGTGAATGCACTTGACGCGGTGATTCAGCTGTTCAATGGCATTAATGCTTTGCGCCAGCAGCTCCCAGCCGAGGTCAAGATTCACGGAATCATTACCAATGGCGGGGAAGCGCCTAACATCATTCCTGAATATGCTTCCGCCAGGTTTTACATTAGAGCAACAACATGGAAACTTTGCCAAGAAGTGTCCAATAAAATCCGTGCTGTTGCCGAAGGGGCAGCACTTGCCACAGGAAGTACGGTTAAAGTTGAACGTTTCCAAAATGAAGTGCTCGATTTTGTCATTAATCCAGTTCTGGATGAACTGTTAAAAGAAGAACTGGCTCAATTAGGGGAAGCAGTGGGTCCTCGAAAAGAGAGTGGCTTTGGCTCGACGGATGCGGGTAATGTAAGCCATGTAGTGCCGACAGCACATCCTTATATAAAAATTGGCCATGATGAGCTGATTGCCCATACGAATGAATTCCGCGACTGTGCCAAATCTCCTGCTGGAGACAAAGCCATCCTGACCGGGGCAAAAGCTCTTGCACTTACAGGTTATAAATTGTTTACGGATAAAGACCTGTTGGATAAAGTGAAAGCAGCATTTTATGAAGCGAAGCAAAAATAA
- a CDS encoding NADPH-dependent FMN reductase, which produces MKVVAIVGSIRKESYNLKLAKYIQSRYQDRFDLEILNIRDLPFYDQDIENDPPLVVKEFKCKVAEADAVLWVTPEYNGTIPGVLGNAIDWLSRVDKVLIGKPSWIMGASMGQLGTVKAQLHLREILFAIGISSPLLPGNEVYVGAVHDKIDNEGKLTHESTVHFIDTVVDNFISWYNHHTR; this is translated from the coding sequence ATGAAAGTTGTTGCAATAGTGGGAAGTATCCGTAAAGAGTCTTACAACCTTAAGCTTGCCAAATATATTCAATCTAGATATCAAGATCGGTTCGATCTCGAAATCTTGAACATTCGGGATTTACCTTTTTATGATCAAGATATTGAAAATGACCCTCCATTAGTTGTAAAAGAATTTAAATGTAAAGTGGCCGAAGCAGATGCAGTCTTGTGGGTAACACCTGAATACAACGGTACGATTCCAGGAGTATTGGGCAATGCAATCGATTGGTTATCACGTGTCGATAAAGTCTTGATTGGAAAACCATCATGGATCATGGGTGCGTCAATGGGGCAATTAGGAACGGTTAAAGCTCAATTGCATTTGCGTGAAATCTTATTCGCAATAGGCATCTCCTCCCCACTCCTTCCCGGGAATGAAGTATATGTTGGTGCAGTGCATGACAAAATCGATAACGAAGGCAAACTTACACATGAGTCGACTGTCCATTTTATCGATACGGTCGTCGATAATTTCATTAGCTGGTATAATCATCATACTCGTTAA
- a CDS encoding dienelactone hydrolase family protein, which translates to MLDIQKKSDTVIIVIHEIYGLNQHMQGFCESLSIQGFDVICPNLLERETPFDYSQEDAAYRHFMENVGFKGALHKIKDILSNIKDEYQKIFVLGFSAGATVAWLCSEDERVDGIVGYYGSRIRNYAELAPQCPVLLFFPLEEPSFNVDELILALERTNVEVHKFKGEHGFSDPYNSKYHVESAQAAVSKMMKFFMQH; encoded by the coding sequence ATGCTGGACATACAGAAAAAGTCCGATACTGTCATCATTGTCATTCACGAAATTTATGGACTGAACCAACATATGCAGGGTTTTTGTGAGTCATTATCAATACAGGGTTTTGATGTGATTTGTCCGAATTTGTTAGAACGTGAGACGCCTTTTGATTATTCCCAAGAGGATGCTGCTTATCGACATTTTATGGAGAACGTAGGATTCAAGGGTGCTTTACATAAGATAAAGGATATATTATCGAATATAAAAGATGAATACCAAAAGATTTTCGTCCTTGGATTCAGTGCAGGGGCAACTGTAGCTTGGCTGTGCAGTGAGGATGAGCGTGTCGATGGAATAGTTGGTTACTACGGTTCACGTATTAGGAATTATGCAGAATTAGCGCCACAATGTCCTGTACTGCTATTTTTCCCATTAGAAGAGCCTTCATTTAATGTGGACGAGTTAATTTTAGCTTTAGAAAGAACGAATGTCGAGGTTCATAAATTCAAGGGAGAACATGGATTCAGTGATCCTTACAATTCAAAATATCATGTAGAATCAGCACAAGCAGCCGTTAGCAAAATGATGAAATTTTTTATGCAACACTGA
- a CDS encoding undecaprenyl-diphosphatase, whose amino-acid sequence MDFFELNTNVFRMINDLGKQYDYLNPSAIFIAEYMVFLLALAVIVIWFTRNEQSRMMVVCGMITFVIAEMMGKMAGRLHSNNQPFAELANVNKLIEKGVDNSFPSDHTILFFSFCVSFWLFKRGWWLLWIMLAFLVGISRIWVGVHFPADVLAGAIISTISGLAVYLVVPKISLIHKLLGGYERYEQIVLSPLTKSKEKKSKDL is encoded by the coding sequence ATGGACTTTTTTGAGTTGAATACCAATGTATTCAGAATGATCAATGACTTAGGGAAACAGTACGATTATTTAAACCCTTCTGCCATTTTCATTGCCGAGTACATGGTATTTTTATTAGCTTTGGCAGTCATCGTAATATGGTTCACTCGAAATGAACAGAGTAGGATGATGGTTGTTTGTGGGATGATTACGTTTGTAATAGCTGAAATGATGGGGAAAATGGCAGGGAGATTGCATTCGAATAATCAGCCATTTGCCGAATTGGCCAATGTTAATAAGTTAATTGAAAAAGGAGTGGATAATTCATTTCCAAGCGACCATACAATCTTGTTTTTCTCGTTTTGTGTATCTTTTTGGCTTTTCAAAAGAGGATGGTGGTTGTTATGGATCATGCTGGCTTTCCTTGTTGGCATTTCCCGTATTTGGGTAGGCGTCCACTTTCCGGCGGATGTGCTGGCAGGAGCAATAATAAGCACCATTTCAGGATTGGCGGTTTACCTTGTTGTTCCTAAAATAAGCTTGATTCATAAATTATTGGGGGGGTATGAGAGGTATGAACAAATAGTTCTATCCCCATTAACTAAATCGAAGGAAAAAAAATCAAAGGATTTGTAA
- a CDS encoding MetQ/NlpA family ABC transporter substrate-binding protein: MKKILLTIIVLALAIVSAACGKEEGASGVSDDVKTVKVGVSSGDTRTWEYIVDIAKEEGLNIELVTFNDYIQPNLALSEGEIDANSFQTVAYFDEFVQDQNLKLEAIGSTVIAPMGLYSKKHKDLKSLPDGATIAVPNEATNFGRALLLLQEAGLITLKEEFNGSGSLEIIRENPKNLKIQPVAAGNTPRLLDDADASAINNNFAVEAGLTLKDSLFHESKTAKPYINIIAVKKGNSDRPELQKLVELYQSKEVEAFIKKTFKGNTIPAYVSVDELVNYQDAWTKPANEK, from the coding sequence ATGAAGAAAATCTTATTAACGATCATAGTATTGGCATTGGCCATAGTGTCTGCAGCATGCGGGAAAGAAGAAGGTGCATCAGGCGTTTCGGATGATGTGAAAACAGTGAAAGTCGGTGTCAGCAGCGGGGATACGAGAACATGGGAATACATTGTCGACATAGCGAAAGAGGAAGGGCTTAATATCGAACTGGTCACTTTCAATGATTATATCCAACCGAACCTTGCGTTAAGTGAAGGTGAAATTGATGCCAATTCATTCCAAACGGTCGCTTACTTCGATGAATTCGTTCAAGACCAAAATCTGAAATTAGAGGCCATCGGGTCGACTGTCATTGCACCTATGGGCCTTTATTCTAAAAAACATAAAGATCTTAAAAGTCTTCCGGATGGCGCTACGATTGCCGTTCCGAATGAAGCAACAAACTTTGGCCGTGCACTACTCCTTCTTCAGGAAGCTGGATTGATTACATTGAAAGAGGAATTCAATGGATCGGGTTCATTGGAAATCATTAGGGAAAATCCGAAAAACTTGAAAATCCAACCTGTTGCTGCAGGCAATACACCTCGTCTATTGGATGATGCCGATGCTTCAGCCATCAATAATAACTTTGCCGTCGAAGCAGGCCTTACTTTAAAAGATTCTTTATTCCATGAAAGTAAAACGGCGAAACCGTATATTAATATCATTGCAGTTAAAAAGGGTAATTCCGATCGTCCTGAGTTGCAGAAATTAGTGGAGCTTTATCAATCGAAAGAAGTGGAAGCGTTCATCAAAAAAACGTTTAAAGGAAACACCATTCCTGCATATGTTTCTGTAGATGAATTAGTGAATTACCAGGATGCTTGGACAAAACCAGCTAATGAAAAGTAA
- a CDS encoding RhaT/GlcU family sugar-proton symporter: MDILLALLPAIFWGSIVLFNVKLGGGPYSQTLGTTIGALIFSIGVYIFADIKLSLLVFGVGVVSGLFWAVGQANQLKSIDLMGVSKTMPISTGMQLISTTLFGVIVFNEWSTMKAIILGVLALVFIIIGIVLTSLEDKESKEGKSGNLKKGIVILLISTFGYLVYVVVARLFDVDGWSALFPQAIGMVIGGLLLTFKHKPFNKYTIRNIIPGLIWAAGNMFLFISQPRVGVATSFSLSQMGIVISTLGGIIILREKKTKRQLIGIIIGIILIIIAGIMLGMAKS, from the coding sequence ATGGATATATTATTAGCTCTCTTGCCGGCAATATTCTGGGGAAGCATCGTTTTATTTAATGTGAAACTCGGGGGTGGGCCCTATAGTCAAACACTGGGTACAACGATTGGCGCATTGATTTTTTCAATAGGTGTTTATATTTTTGCCGATATTAAGTTGTCATTGCTGGTGTTTGGAGTCGGAGTTGTTTCTGGATTGTTTTGGGCCGTTGGACAAGCTAATCAGCTTAAGAGCATTGATTTAATGGGAGTATCCAAAACAATGCCGATATCTACTGGAATGCAGCTCATTTCAACGACTTTATTCGGGGTCATCGTTTTTAACGAATGGTCAACAATGAAAGCAATCATTTTAGGCGTCTTGGCATTAGTCTTCATTATTATAGGAATTGTCTTGACCTCACTGGAGGATAAAGAATCAAAAGAGGGCAAATCGGGAAACTTGAAGAAAGGAATTGTTATTCTCCTCATCTCGACATTCGGTTATTTGGTTTATGTGGTCGTGGCCCGTCTTTTTGATGTTGATGGGTGGTCAGCGTTGTTCCCTCAAGCGATAGGGATGGTGATAGGCGGTCTGTTATTGACTTTTAAACATAAACCGTTTAACAAATATACGATTCGCAATATCATTCCGGGATTGATATGGGCTGCAGGGAACATGTTTTTATTCATATCCCAGCCCCGTGTGGGAGTGGCCACTAGTTTTTCCCTTTCGCAAATGGGCATTGTCATCTCAACTCTTGGCGGGATCATCATTTTACGTGAAAAGAAAACGAAGCGCCAACTAATTGGAATCATAATCGGAATTATCTTGATCATCATAGCTGGGATTATGCTCGGAATGGCAAAAAGTTAA
- a CDS encoding MazG-like family protein: protein MNVTEFQQWVKDYYEARGWSELDIFIRIGFLAEETGEVARAIRSLEIGRDRPDEVIGSFEENIQELTEELGDVLGNLIVIANKYNIPLEEVFNAHKKKLSERYNHA, encoded by the coding sequence ATGAACGTCACTGAATTTCAACAATGGGTAAAAGATTATTATGAAGCACGGGGATGGTCAGAATTGGACATCTTCATTCGCATTGGCTTTTTGGCAGAAGAAACTGGCGAGGTTGCACGAGCCATTCGTTCCCTTGAGATTGGCAGGGATAGACCTGATGAAGTTATTGGTTCGTTTGAAGAGAACATTCAGGAGCTAACCGAAGAGTTGGGAGATGTGTTAGGAAACTTGATTGTGATTGCGAACAAGTACAATATCCCCTTGGAAGAAGTGTTCAATGCCCATAAAAAGAAACTATCTGAACGTTATAATCATGCATAA
- a CDS encoding NUDIX domain-containing protein, with the protein MKPQEDAYQAVIREMKEETGLENFHVEKLMAEDFWETVDGAIHNRYFYQISVSNVPDEWDHQPTGGGDEAGLTFHFFWISSEHEVQLIKGHGDYLNRIFT; encoded by the coding sequence GTGAAGCCTCAAGAAGATGCTTACCAAGCAGTGATTAGGGAAATGAAAGAAGAAACAGGTCTGGAAAATTTTCATGTGGAGAAATTAATGGCAGAAGATTTTTGGGAGACTGTTGATGGTGCCATACATAATAGATATTTTTATCAAATAAGTGTATCGAATGTTCCTGATGAATGGGACCATCAGCCGACGGGTGGAGGAGATGAAGCGGGGCTGACATTTCATTTCTTCTGGATTTCATCCGAACATGAAGTGCAGCTTATCAAAGGGCATGGAGATTATTTAAACCGGATCTTTACCTAA
- a CDS encoding Fur-regulated basic protein FbpA, with protein sequence MGILLRKAIEKKRNFLINKLINKGVYKKNDIHLFELTLTDLENEYIKISKIEEKESDDHSPCLRIHFI encoded by the coding sequence ATGGGGATATTATTACGTAAAGCCATTGAGAAAAAAAGAAACTTCCTTATCAACAAGTTGATTAACAAGGGAGTTTATAAAAAGAATGACATCCATCTATTTGAATTAACCTTAACCGATTTAGAGAATGAATATATTAAAATAAGCAAAATCGAAGAGAAGGAATCCGACGATCATTCCCCCTGTCTAAGGATACATTTCATATAA
- the fabZ gene encoding 3-hydroxyacyl-ACP dehydratase FabZ yields MIDIQEIKDIIRHRYPFLLVDRVLELEEGKRAVAIKNVTANEEFFTGHFPDYPVMPGVLIVEALAQVSAVVMLTKEENKGRIGLLAGIDGCRFKRQVKPGDQLRLEVEITRLKGPIGKGTGRATVEGETVCETELIFAFGD; encoded by the coding sequence TTGATCGATATCCAAGAAATCAAAGACATTATCAGGCATCGCTATCCATTTCTTTTAGTTGATAGAGTTTTGGAACTGGAAGAAGGAAAGAGGGCGGTGGCCATTAAAAACGTCACGGCAAATGAAGAGTTTTTTACTGGTCACTTTCCCGATTACCCAGTGATGCCAGGTGTGTTGATCGTGGAGGCATTAGCACAGGTAAGTGCTGTTGTCATGCTTACAAAAGAAGAAAATAAAGGACGGATCGGGCTTTTGGCTGGGATCGATGGATGTCGTTTTAAAAGGCAAGTAAAACCAGGGGACCAATTACGTTTAGAAGTGGAGATTACTCGCTTGAAAGGTCCTATCGGTAAAGGAACAGGAAGGGCTACTGTCGAGGGGGAAACTGTATGCGAGACAGAGCTCATTTTTGCTTTTGGTGATTGA
- a CDS encoding GNAT family N-acetyltransferase — translation MIFRTIDTDKDKDIIVKFRKDSFVVSFGTEAGFGDENTYLQRMEERVRKFPGGQVILENDQVPIGQMELRIRGYEGTEIGYVDLFYLIPEYRSKGLGKELVRYAENFSGNLMYPNTI, via the coding sequence TTGATCTTTCGGACCATTGATACGGACAAAGACAAAGATATTATCGTTAAATTCAGGAAAGATTCCTTTGTTGTAAGTTTTGGAACTGAAGCTGGTTTTGGAGATGAAAATACATATCTGCAACGAATGGAAGAAAGGGTCCGCAAATTTCCTGGGGGACAGGTGATCCTTGAAAATGACCAAGTACCGATTGGACAAATGGAACTTCGAATTCGGGGGTATGAAGGAACTGAGATCGGCTATGTAGATCTATTTTATCTTATTCCCGAATATCGCAGTAAAGGCCTTGGCAAGGAATTGGTTCGCTACGCAGAAAACTTTTCAGGCAATTTAATGTATCCGAATACCATTTAA
- a CDS encoding SDR family oxidoreductase has protein sequence MYTDLEGKVVVITGSSTGLGKAMAIRFAKEKAKVVVNYRTKSEEADSVMEEIKTNGGEAIAVKGDVTVEEDVINLVQSAIKNFGKLDIFINNAGIENPVPSHEMPLSDWNRVINTNLTGNFLGCREAIKYFVENDIKGNVINMSSVHEMIPWPLFVHYAASKGGVKLLTETLALEYAPKGIRVNSIGPGAIATPINADKLEDPEKKKDLESMIPMGYIGKPEEIAAVAAWLASSESSYVTGITLFADGGMTKYPAFQAGRG, from the coding sequence ATGTATACAGATTTAGAAGGTAAGGTCGTTGTTATAACCGGTTCATCCACTGGTTTAGGAAAAGCGATGGCCATTCGCTTTGCTAAGGAAAAGGCAAAGGTCGTGGTTAATTATCGCACTAAATCAGAGGAAGCGGATAGTGTAATGGAGGAAATCAAAACAAATGGCGGGGAAGCTATTGCAGTAAAAGGCGATGTCACCGTTGAAGAAGATGTGATTAACCTTGTTCAATCAGCGATAAAGAATTTCGGGAAACTCGATATATTCATCAATAATGCAGGAATTGAAAATCCGGTTCCGTCTCACGAGATGCCGTTAAGCGACTGGAATAGGGTAATCAATACCAACTTAACGGGAAATTTCTTAGGCTGCCGTGAAGCTATCAAGTATTTTGTCGAGAACGACATTAAAGGGAATGTTATAAATATGTCCAGTGTACATGAGATGATACCCTGGCCTTTATTCGTTCACTATGCGGCAAGCAAGGGCGGGGTGAAGCTGCTTACGGAAACCCTGGCTCTTGAATATGCACCAAAAGGGATCCGTGTGAACAGCATTGGTCCTGGGGCCATCGCCACACCAATAAATGCAGACAAGCTTGAAGATCCCGAAAAGAAAAAGGATCTTGAAAGCATGATTCCGATGGGGTATATCGGAAAGCCTGAAGAAATTGCTGCGGTTGCTGCATGGCTGGCATCTTCAGAGTCCAGTTATGTAACGGGTATCACTCTTTTCGCTGACGGCGGAATGACAAAATACCCAGCGTTCCAAGCTGGAAGAGGATGA